A stretch of Natronococcus sp. CG52 DNA encodes these proteins:
- the yciH gene encoding stress response translation initiation inhibitor YciH, translating to MSNDDPIDDLLDELDSHGDLEAAEQLLSIRMEKRRYGKPVTIIEGFDLPKSEIESIASELKSSVGTGGTVDEGRVELQGDHRNRVPELLRERGFDVQT from the coding sequence GTGTCCAACGACGACCCGATCGACGACCTGCTCGACGAACTCGACAGCCACGGCGACCTCGAGGCCGCGGAACAACTGCTGTCGATTCGAATGGAAAAACGGCGGTACGGAAAGCCGGTGACGATCATCGAGGGGTTCGACCTCCCGAAATCGGAAATCGAATCGATCGCCTCGGAGCTCAAATCGTCGGTCGGAACCGGCGGCACCGTCGACGAGGGGCGCGTCGAACTGCAGGGCGACCACCGGAACAGGGTGCCGGAACTGCTTCGCGAGCGCGGTTTCGACGTCCAGACGTAA
- a CDS encoding DUF7553 family protein, with protein MAQELKQVRDELEKAAKAADDDGLRDDLREQVDAFEDYTIGDHEPDHAILDEHLNRLRQLSQAASDATTKDRIENALETAEDYREGVDQA; from the coding sequence ATGGCTCAGGAACTCAAGCAGGTTCGCGACGAACTCGAAAAGGCAGCGAAAGCGGCCGACGACGACGGCCTCCGCGACGACCTCCGCGAGCAAGTCGACGCGTTCGAGGACTACACGATCGGCGACCACGAACCCGATCACGCGATCCTCGACGAACACCTCAACCGGCTCCGCCAGCTCAGCCAGGCCGCCAGCGACGCCACGACGAAAGACCGGATCGAAAACGCGCTCGAGACGGCCGAGGACTACCGCGAAGGCGTCGACCAGGCTTAG
- the nrfD gene encoding NrfD/PsrC family molybdoenzyme membrane anchor subunit produces the protein MGTKTPSEADILRPIKNTSTTYFVLVGIAGLAFVLFLIGWAYQLAEGMVVTGLSDWGTGGGVTWGVYIGAFIWWVGIAHGGIILSAAVRLLRMERYMPVARMAELLTIAGLSAAGFYIVIHLGRPDRMVTSVLGHYHITVHASPLVWDVTVITAYFVLTATYLGLTLRYDVTRLRDQLPDHFEPVYRGLTIGYTEQEDEIVQRMVWWLALAIIIMAPLLLHGGVIPWLFAVLPTYPTWYGGVQGPQFLTIALTSAISGVILLSYAFRWGYDWDHIITDDVFRGLLLWLGFFCLLFLWLQLQQNVTGLFKPPVDVGHAAEGRLGHPIYLTAMGLVFLVLTYIFAQAIRPSLFAKKRAVVAGLMVLTATLLEKILFVVEGFFHPSFDIYGATPGLYFPSWIEIASVTGTIGMVTLFFLTVAKVVPVVELHAIEHLRGDDRGDRGNEHSTRDEHRRE, from the coding sequence ATGGGAACGAAAACGCCGTCAGAAGCTGACATTCTCCGTCCGATCAAGAATACGTCGACGACGTACTTCGTACTGGTTGGAATCGCCGGGCTAGCGTTCGTCCTCTTCCTCATCGGCTGGGCATATCAGCTCGCGGAGGGGATGGTCGTCACTGGGCTCTCCGACTGGGGGACCGGCGGCGGCGTCACCTGGGGAGTGTACATCGGTGCGTTCATCTGGTGGGTCGGGATCGCCCACGGCGGAATCATTCTCTCCGCAGCGGTCAGACTGCTCAGGATGGAGCGGTACATGCCGGTCGCGCGCATGGCCGAGCTCCTGACGATCGCCGGACTCTCCGCCGCGGGATTTTACATCGTCATCCACCTCGGCCGCCCCGACCGGATGGTCACGAGCGTCCTCGGACACTACCACATCACCGTCCACGCTTCGCCGCTGGTATGGGACGTGACCGTCATCACGGCCTACTTCGTGCTGACGGCGACCTACCTCGGACTCACCCTGCGCTACGACGTGACCCGACTCCGCGATCAGCTGCCGGATCACTTCGAGCCGGTCTACAGGGGGTTGACGATCGGTTACACCGAGCAAGAAGACGAGATCGTCCAGCGAATGGTCTGGTGGCTCGCGCTCGCGATCATCATCATGGCACCGCTGTTGCTCCACGGCGGCGTGATTCCGTGGCTGTTCGCGGTGCTGCCGACGTATCCGACGTGGTACGGCGGTGTCCAGGGGCCGCAGTTCCTCACGATCGCCCTGACGTCGGCGATCAGCGGGGTGATACTGCTCTCGTACGCCTTCCGCTGGGGGTACGACTGGGATCACATCATTACCGACGACGTCTTCCGAGGACTGTTGCTCTGGCTCGGGTTCTTCTGTCTCCTCTTCCTCTGGCTCCAGCTCCAGCAGAACGTGACCGGCCTCTTCAAGCCGCCCGTCGACGTGGGTCACGCCGCGGAAGGGAGGCTGGGTCATCCCATCTACCTCACCGCGATGGGTCTGGTCTTCCTCGTGCTCACGTACATCTTCGCGCAGGCGATCCGACCGTCGCTGTTCGCCAAGAAGCGAGCCGTCGTCGCGGGTCTCATGGTGCTCACCGCGACGCTGCTCGAGAAGATCCTCTTCGTCGTCGAGGGGTTCTTCCACCCCAGCTTCGATATCTACGGGGCGACCCCCGGCCTCTACTTCCCGAGTTGGATCGAGATCGCCTCGGTGACGGGCACGATCGGCATGGTCACGCTGTTCTTCCTCACCGTCGCCAAGGTCGTGCCGGTGGTCGAACTGCACGCGATCGAGCACCTGCGAGGTGACGACCGCGGCGATCGCGGAAACGAGCACAGCACGCGCGACGAACACCGGCGCGAGTGA
- the glmS gene encoding glutamine--fructose-6-phosphate transaminase (isomerizing), whose protein sequence is MCGIIARIGSDDAADSLLTGLENLEYRGYDSAGIAVQNGSGVKVHKTSGEVSDLKSKLNYLPSGNVGIGHTRWSTHGPPTEENAHPHTDTAGDVAVVHNGVIDNYDELREELSEKGHVFKSDTDTEVIPHLIDEYRGEMSTEEAVRHAVDTLEGSYAIAAIVDGEDRVYAARKGSPLVLGLGADEWYLASDVPAFLDYTDEVIYLEDGDAVVLEPESYEITDLEGETIHREVDTVDWDPEDAGKGEYDHYMKKEIHSQPTSLANTIEGRVEDGEVDLEALPAGSFTDVEEVQFVACGTSYHAALYGAQLLKASGVRTEVIRASEYDSASGPVDEDTLTIAVTQSGETADTLGAIREASDRGARTLAVTNVVGSTIARETDDAMYIRAGPEVGVAATKTFSSQAVSLALVSQRIAADVPHGTPVDDLEEMLADLEDLPEHVEEILETTDAERLAKQFIDSEAFFFIGNGLGHPVALEGALKFKEITYEHAEGFASGELKHGPLALVTEQTPIFAVCTGGDDDKTKTNAIEAQTRGASIIAVSPDDHPVVDAAEVHLSVPDTHPVWAGLLANVQLQLVSYYAADLLDRPIDKPRNLAKSVTVE, encoded by the coding sequence ATGTGCGGAATCATCGCGCGAATCGGTTCCGACGACGCCGCCGACTCGCTGCTGACCGGTCTCGAGAACCTCGAGTACCGCGGCTACGACTCCGCGGGGATCGCCGTCCAGAACGGCTCGGGCGTGAAAGTCCACAAGACCTCCGGTGAGGTCTCCGACCTGAAGTCGAAGCTGAACTACCTGCCGAGCGGAAACGTCGGCATCGGCCACACTCGCTGGAGTACCCACGGCCCGCCGACCGAGGAGAACGCACACCCGCACACGGACACTGCCGGTGACGTCGCCGTCGTTCACAACGGCGTCATCGACAACTACGACGAACTCCGCGAGGAGCTCAGCGAGAAGGGCCACGTCTTCAAGAGCGACACGGACACCGAGGTCATCCCGCACCTCATCGACGAGTACCGCGGCGAGATGTCGACCGAGGAGGCGGTCCGTCACGCAGTCGACACGCTCGAGGGCAGCTACGCCATCGCGGCGATCGTCGACGGCGAGGACCGCGTCTACGCGGCCCGGAAGGGCTCCCCGCTCGTCCTCGGACTCGGCGCTGACGAGTGGTACCTCGCGAGCGACGTCCCCGCGTTCCTCGACTATACGGACGAAGTGATCTACCTCGAGGACGGCGACGCCGTCGTTCTCGAGCCGGAGTCGTACGAGATTACCGACCTCGAGGGCGAGACGATCCACCGCGAGGTCGACACGGTCGACTGGGATCCGGAGGACGCCGGCAAGGGCGAGTACGACCACTACATGAAAAAGGAGATCCACAGCCAGCCAACCTCGCTCGCGAACACGATCGAGGGCCGCGTCGAGGACGGCGAGGTCGACCTCGAGGCGCTGCCGGCCGGCTCCTTTACGGACGTCGAGGAGGTCCAGTTCGTCGCCTGTGGAACGTCCTACCACGCGGCACTTTACGGCGCTCAGCTGCTGAAGGCATCCGGCGTCCGGACCGAAGTGATCCGCGCGAGCGAGTACGACTCCGCTTCGGGGCCCGTCGACGAGGATACCCTGACGATCGCCGTCACGCAGAGCGGCGAGACCGCGGACACGCTGGGCGCGATCCGTGAGGCGAGCGATCGTGGCGCGCGAACGCTGGCCGTTACGAACGTCGTCGGTTCGACGATCGCTCGCGAGACCGACGACGCGATGTACATCCGCGCCGGTCCGGAGGTCGGGGTCGCCGCGACCAAGACGTTCTCCTCGCAGGCGGTCTCGCTCGCGCTGGTCAGCCAGCGCATCGCCGCCGACGTTCCGCACGGCACACCCGTCGACGACCTCGAGGAGATGCTCGCGGACCTAGAGGACCTCCCCGAGCACGTCGAAGAGATCCTCGAGACCACCGACGCCGAACGCCTCGCCAAACAGTTCATCGACAGCGAGGCGTTCTTCTTTATCGGTAACGGCCTCGGCCACCCCGTCGCGCTCGAGGGGGCGCTGAAGTTCAAGGAGATCACCTACGAGCACGCCGAAGGGTTCGCGTCCGGCGAACTCAAGCACGGACCGCTGGCGCTCGTCACGGAACAGACCCCGATCTTCGCGGTCTGTACCGGCGGCGACGACGACAAGACGAAGACGAACGCGATCGAGGCCCAAACCCGCGGCGCGTCGATCATCGCCGTCTCGCCGGACGACCACCCGGTCGTCGACGCGGCCGAGGTCCACCTCTCGGTCCCCGACACGCATCCCGTCTGGGCCGGACTGCTCGCGAACGTCCAGCTGCAACTCGTCTCCTACTACGCCGCGGACCTGCTCGACCGACCGATCGACAAGCCGCGCAACCTGGCGAAGAGCGTCACCGTCGAGTAA
- a CDS encoding ORC1-type DNA replication protein produces MADDPEEGMLSWDESVFRNEHVFEIDYVPETFKHREGQTQNLTYALRPAVRGSRPLNVMVRGPPGTGKTTAIQKLFDEVGTQTSDVRTIRVNCQVNSTRYSVFSRLFEGTFDYEPPSSGISFKKLFGQIAEKLVEDDRVLVVALDDINYLFYENEASDTLYSLLRAHEEYPGAKIGVIVVSSDPTLEVIDELDSRVQSVFRPEEVYFPVYGQSEIVDILAERVERGFRDRVISRDTLEHVADRTAESGDLRVGIDLLRRAGLNAEMRGSRTVEMTDVEQAYEKSKYISLSRSLSELSDTERTLLEVIANNDGGQAGEVYETFHEESELGYTRYSEIVNKLDQLGLIDADYADIEGRGRSRSLSLSYEKDAVLDRLE; encoded by the coding sequence ATGGCAGACGACCCCGAGGAGGGGATGTTGTCGTGGGACGAGTCCGTGTTCCGAAACGAGCACGTCTTCGAAATCGACTACGTTCCCGAGACGTTCAAGCACCGCGAGGGCCAGACCCAGAACCTCACGTACGCGTTACGGCCAGCGGTGCGCGGCTCGCGACCGTTAAACGTTATGGTTCGAGGACCGCCCGGGACGGGGAAGACGACGGCGATCCAGAAGCTGTTCGACGAGGTCGGAACCCAGACCAGCGACGTGCGCACGATTCGCGTCAACTGTCAGGTCAACTCCACCCGCTACTCGGTGTTCTCGCGGCTGTTCGAGGGAACGTTCGACTACGAACCCCCCTCTTCGGGCATCTCGTTCAAGAAGCTCTTCGGGCAGATCGCCGAAAAGCTCGTCGAGGACGACCGCGTGCTGGTCGTCGCCCTCGACGACATCAACTATCTCTTCTACGAGAACGAGGCCTCCGACACGCTGTACTCGCTGTTGCGGGCCCACGAGGAGTATCCCGGCGCGAAGATCGGCGTCATCGTCGTCTCCTCGGATCCCACGCTCGAGGTCATCGACGAACTCGACTCGCGCGTCCAGAGCGTCTTCCGCCCCGAGGAGGTCTACTTCCCGGTGTACGGCCAGTCGGAGATCGTCGACATCCTCGCGGAACGGGTCGAGCGCGGCTTTCGCGACCGGGTCATCTCGCGGGACACCCTCGAGCACGTGGCCGACCGCACGGCCGAGAGCGGCGACCTCCGGGTCGGAATCGATCTGCTGCGGCGGGCGGGGCTCAACGCCGAGATGCGAGGCAGTCGCACCGTCGAAATGACGGACGTCGAGCAGGCCTACGAGAAGTCGAAGTACATCTCCCTCTCCCGGAGCCTCTCCGAGCTCTCGGACACCGAGCGGACGCTGCTCGAGGTCATCGCTAACAACGACGGCGGCCAGGCCGGCGAGGTGTACGAGACCTTCCACGAGGAGTCGGAACTCGGCTACACCCGCTACTCCGAGATCGTCAACAAGCTCGACCAGCTCGGACTGATCGACGCCGACTACGCCGACATCGAGGGGCGCGGTCGCTCGCGCTCGCTCTCGCTGTCCTACGAGAAGGACGCGGTGCTGGATCGGCTCGAGTGA
- a CDS encoding outer membrane protein assembly factor BamB family protein, giving the protein MPSRRTVLAAGTAAGLAAVAGCLSSGHSFDSFETDPDTWRLSRYDLENTGHNADATVPDDPEKRWRFEPESPVRSIDGLAVGEDVVVAGSERKASDSLVALERETGDVRWKVDDRDADVAAVALGDETVYTTSDGQYVAAYDLETGERRWAIDEERHARTYGAPLLFDGDTLYRGDGNGLTAYDAESGDERWRVSERGAVAIDGDRLFQGGITVTAYESPSAPVRLGTDSELETLWESSGSGNGEPPVVWSDRVLSGVEPRPFDEGERLQAYDADSGDLEWTHEYPDTHVTSPVIVDDRAIFHVGRGDWDDVPDGPNELLAVDAEGKIDWEFETEWGVTVVLAAAGDTLFVGGEPDAPGLAAIDPATGDVRWEREPRGDSVRVAEVTSLAAVDGLLVAGTEHGHVVAYG; this is encoded by the coding sequence ATGCCCTCCCGACGCACCGTGCTCGCCGCTGGAACGGCGGCCGGACTCGCCGCCGTCGCCGGCTGCCTCTCGAGCGGCCACTCGTTCGACAGCTTCGAGACCGACCCCGACACCTGGCGGCTCTCGCGGTACGACCTGGAGAACACGGGCCACAACGCCGACGCGACCGTCCCCGACGATCCCGAGAAACGATGGCGATTCGAGCCCGAGTCGCCGGTTCGCAGCATCGACGGGCTCGCCGTCGGCGAGGACGTCGTGGTCGCGGGCAGCGAGCGAAAGGCGAGCGACAGTCTCGTCGCGCTCGAGCGCGAGACCGGCGACGTTCGGTGGAAAGTCGACGACAGGGACGCGGACGTCGCTGCAGTGGCGCTCGGCGACGAAACGGTGTACACGACGTCGGACGGGCAGTACGTCGCCGCCTACGACCTCGAGACCGGCGAGCGGCGCTGGGCGATCGACGAGGAACGGCATGCCAGAACGTACGGAGCGCCGCTTCTGTTCGACGGGGACACCCTCTACCGAGGGGACGGTAACGGACTCACCGCCTACGACGCCGAGTCGGGCGACGAGCGCTGGCGCGTCTCCGAGCGGGGTGCGGTCGCGATCGACGGCGATCGGTTGTTTCAGGGCGGGATAACCGTCACCGCGTACGAGTCGCCGAGCGCGCCGGTTCGTCTCGGTACCGATAGCGAACTGGAAACGCTGTGGGAATCGTCCGGTAGCGGTAACGGGGAGCCGCCGGTCGTCTGGAGCGACCGCGTTCTCTCGGGTGTCGAACCCCGGCCGTTTGACGAGGGCGAACGACTGCAGGCGTACGACGCTGACAGCGGGGACCTCGAGTGGACCCACGAGTATCCCGACACGCACGTCACGTCTCCGGTAATCGTCGACGACCGGGCGATCTTCCACGTCGGTCGCGGCGACTGGGACGACGTTCCCGACGGGCCGAACGAGCTGCTCGCGGTCGACGCCGAGGGGAAGATCGACTGGGAGTTCGAGACCGAGTGGGGGGTGACGGTGGTTCTGGCCGCCGCCGGAGACACCCTGTTCGTCGGCGGCGAACCCGACGCTCCCGGTCTCGCCGCAATCGATCCTGCAACTGGCGACGTCCGCTGGGAGCGCGAGCCCCGCGGCGATAGCGTCCGCGTGGCCGAGGTGACGTCGCTGGCCGCGGTCGACGGGCTGCTGGTCGCGGGAACCGAGCACGGGCACGTCGTCGCCTACGGCTGA
- the uvrB gene encoding excinuclease ABC subunit UvrB has product MSDSRGPLQPDRPEADHPFEVDAPFDPAGDQPEAIEQLADGFRSGMEKQTLLGVTGSGKTNTVSWTIEEVQKPTLVIAHNKTLAAQLYEEFRNLFPENAVEYFVSYYDYYQPEAYVEQTDTYIDKDASINDEIDRLRHSATRSLLTREDVIVVASVSAIYGLGDPRNYVDMSMRLEVGEETGRDELLARLVDLNYERNDVDFTQGTFRVRGDTIEIYPMYGRYAVRVELWGDEIDRMVKVDPLEGKTQGDQQAVLVHPAEHYSIPETKLERAMDEIRDDLDSRISYFERQGDMLSAQRIDERTTFDLEMMQETGYCSGIENYSVYLSDRESGEAPYTLLDYFPDDFLTVVDESHVTLPQIRGQYAGDKSRKDSLVENGFRLPTAYDNRPLTFEEFQEKTDQTLYVSATPSDYEREESDQIVEQIVRPTHLVDPEIEVSPASGQIDDLMDRIDERIEREERTLVTTLTKRMAEDLTEYLEESGVDVAYMHDETDTLERHEIIRSLRLGEIDVLVGINLLREGLDIPEVSLVGILDADQEGFLRSETTLVQTMGRAARNVNGEVVLYADDPSSAMESAIDETRRRREIQQEYNEERGLEPTTIEKEVGETNLPGSKTDTTEISGRSLEDEEEAARYLSELEDRMEEAASNLEFELAADIRDRIREVREEFELEGEDEGIAPPAEEF; this is encoded by the coding sequence ATGAGTGACTCTCGAGGTCCCCTCCAGCCGGATCGTCCCGAGGCCGACCACCCGTTCGAGGTCGACGCGCCGTTCGACCCGGCGGGCGATCAGCCCGAGGCGATCGAGCAACTCGCCGACGGGTTCCGGTCGGGAATGGAGAAGCAGACGCTGCTCGGCGTGACGGGATCGGGGAAGACGAACACCGTCTCGTGGACCATCGAGGAGGTCCAGAAGCCGACCCTCGTCATCGCCCACAACAAGACCCTCGCCGCCCAGCTGTACGAGGAGTTCCGGAACCTCTTCCCCGAGAACGCCGTCGAGTACTTCGTCTCCTACTACGACTACTACCAGCCCGAGGCCTACGTCGAACAGACCGACACCTACATCGACAAGGACGCCTCGATCAACGACGAGATCGACCGCCTGCGCCACTCCGCGACGCGCTCGCTGCTGACTCGCGAGGACGTGATCGTCGTCGCGAGCGTCTCCGCCATTTACGGACTGGGTGACCCGCGCAACTACGTCGACATGTCGATGCGACTCGAGGTCGGCGAGGAGACCGGCCGCGACGAGCTCTTAGCGCGGCTCGTTGACCTGAACTACGAGCGCAACGACGTCGACTTCACGCAGGGGACGTTCCGCGTCCGCGGCGACACGATCGAGATCTACCCGATGTACGGCCGCTACGCCGTCCGGGTCGAACTCTGGGGCGACGAGATCGACCGCATGGTCAAGGTCGATCCGCTCGAGGGCAAGACCCAGGGCGACCAGCAGGCCGTCCTCGTCCACCCGGCGGAGCACTACTCCATTCCCGAGACGAAACTCGAGCGCGCGATGGACGAGATCCGCGACGATCTGGACTCGCGGATCAGCTACTTCGAACGCCAGGGCGACATGCTCTCGGCCCAGCGCATCGACGAGCGAACCACGTTCGACCTCGAGATGATGCAGGAGACGGGCTACTGTTCGGGCATCGAGAACTACTCCGTCTACCTCTCGGATCGCGAGTCAGGGGAGGCGCCGTACACGCTGCTGGATTACTTCCCGGACGACTTTCTGACGGTGGTCGACGAATCCCACGTGACCCTGCCCCAGATCCGGGGCCAGTACGCCGGCGACAAGTCCCGGAAGGACTCGCTGGTCGAGAACGGGTTCCGACTCCCGACCGCCTACGACAACCGTCCGCTCACCTTCGAGGAGTTCCAGGAGAAGACCGACCAGACGCTCTACGTGTCGGCGACTCCGAGCGACTACGAGCGCGAGGAATCGGACCAGATCGTCGAACAGATCGTTCGCCCGACCCACCTCGTCGACCCCGAGATCGAGGTCTCGCCCGCCAGCGGCCAGATCGACGACCTCATGGATCGCATCGACGAGCGGATCGAGCGCGAAGAGCGCACCCTCGTTACGACGCTGACCAAGCGGATGGCAGAGGATCTGACCGAGTACCTCGAGGAATCCGGCGTCGACGTCGCCTACATGCACGACGAGACCGATACGCTGGAACGGCACGAGATCATCCGCTCGCTCCGACTCGGCGAGATCGACGTCCTCGTCGGGATCAACCTCCTCCGGGAGGGGCTGGACATCCCCGAAGTCTCGCTCGTCGGCATTCTCGACGCCGACCAGGAAGGCTTCCTGCGCTCGGAGACGACGCTCGTCCAGACGATGGGACGTGCGGCCCGCAACGTCAACGGCGAGGTCGTTCTCTACGCCGACGACCCCTCGAGCGCGATGGAGTCGGCCATCGATGAGACTCGGCGACGCCGCGAGATTCAACAGGAGTACAACGAAGAACGCGGTCTCGAGCCGACGACCATCGAGAAGGAGGTCGGCGAGACGAACCTACCGGGGAGCAAGACGGACACCACCGAGATCTCCGGTCGCTCTCTCGAGGACGAGGAGGAGGCCGCCCGCTACCTCTCGGAACTGGAAGATCGGATGGAGGAGGCGGCGAGCAACCTCGAGTTCGAACTCGCGGCCGACATCCGGGATCGAATCCGGGAGGTGCGCGAGGAGTTCGAACTCGAGGGTGAGGACGAGGGGATCGCGCCGCCGGCCGAGGAGTTCTGA
- a CDS encoding saccharopine dehydrogenase family protein, translating into MPSLLCYGSYGFVGDLIAREAIDRDGDLVLAGRDRDRLAEQVDELGQPGRRFDLEDPATVADALEDVDCVLNCAGPFSNTAEPLVEGCLRSATDYVDITGEIPVIESIRGRDEEAIDADATLLPAAGFSTVPLDCLAAHLADRLPDATSLALGVDSFRPPSIGTVRTVIEGADTGGAIRRDGRLERVPTAWRTREIDFGRGTRPAVTMPMGDVSTAHYTTGIPNVEVYALMPEPARTALKLHRYLAPVLGLKPVQWTLKQLAGFVREGPAEWSRERGSAYIWGEARTDDERVVSRLRTPDPYILTVNAAVTAAERVLAGDADSGFQTPAGAFGADFVLELDGVEGFFDESEPDSSSAINPLLR; encoded by the coding sequence ATGCCCTCGCTCCTGTGTTACGGCTCGTACGGCTTCGTCGGTGACCTGATCGCCCGCGAGGCGATCGACCGAGACGGGGACCTCGTCCTCGCCGGTCGCGACCGCGACCGACTCGCCGAGCAGGTCGACGAACTCGGCCAACCGGGTCGTCGGTTCGACCTCGAGGATCCGGCGACCGTCGCGGACGCGCTCGAGGACGTCGACTGCGTCCTGAACTGCGCCGGCCCGTTCTCGAACACCGCGGAACCGCTCGTCGAGGGCTGTCTCCGGAGCGCGACGGACTACGTCGACATCACCGGAGAGATCCCGGTCATCGAATCGATCCGGGGTCGAGACGAGGAGGCGATCGACGCCGACGCGACGCTGCTCCCGGCCGCCGGCTTCTCGACGGTCCCGCTGGACTGTCTCGCCGCACACCTCGCCGACCGGCTCCCGGACGCGACGTCGCTCGCGCTCGGCGTCGACTCGTTCCGGCCGCCCTCCATCGGAACGGTGAGGACGGTGATCGAGGGGGCCGATACGGGCGGCGCGATCCGTCGCGACGGCCGACTCGAGCGCGTGCCGACCGCGTGGCGAACGCGGGAGATCGACTTCGGCCGCGGCACTCGCCCGGCCGTCACGATGCCGATGGGCGACGTCTCGACCGCACACTACACGACCGGCATCCCGAACGTCGAGGTGTACGCGCTGATGCCCGAACCCGCTCGGACCGCGCTCAAACTCCACCGCTACCTCGCCCCCGTGCTCGGACTGAAGCCCGTCCAGTGGACGCTGAAGCAACTCGCCGGTTTCGTCCGCGAGGGTCCCGCAGAGTGGTCGCGCGAGCGCGGCTCGGCCTATATCTGGGGCGAGGCGCGTACCGACGACGAGCGCGTCGTCTCCCGCCTACGGACGCCCGACCCGTACATCCTGACCGTCAACGCGGCCGTGACGGCGGCCGAACGCGTCCTCGCCGGCGACGCCGATAGCGGGTTCCAGACGCCGGCCGGCGCGTTCGGCGCCGACTTCGTCCTCGAACTCGACGGCGTCGAGGGCTTCTTCGACGAGTCGGAACCGGACTCGTCGTCGGCGATCAACCCGCTACTGCGGTAG
- a CDS encoding DUF2267 domain-containing protein, with protein sequence MVRHDFYDSVEQRANLADETDAQNATQAVVSSLGERIDEHRSRRLADDLPREIDDHLTGGESGQQFSEEEFISRVNQRTETVDVTGEHATTAVLGTTLEAVDESERAAAVDQFEHYGFEELLSETDTEVDVTDRTPRER encoded by the coding sequence ATGGTACGTCACGACTTCTACGATTCCGTCGAACAGCGAGCGAACCTCGCCGACGAGACCGACGCCCAAAACGCGACGCAGGCGGTCGTTTCCTCGCTCGGCGAACGGATCGACGAACACCGGTCCCGCCGGCTCGCGGACGACCTGCCCCGAGAGATCGACGACCACCTCACGGGAGGCGAGTCCGGACAGCAGTTCTCCGAAGAAGAGTTCATCTCGCGGGTAAACCAGCGCACGGAGACGGTCGACGTCACCGGCGAGCATGCAACGACCGCGGTCCTGGGAACGACGCTCGAGGCCGTCGACGAGAGCGAACGCGCTGCCGCCGTCGACCAGTTCGAGCACTACGGGTTCGAGGAACTGCTCTCGGAGACGGACACCGAGGTCGACGTCACCGACCGAACGCCGCGGGAGCGGTAG
- a CDS encoding GNAT family N-acetyltransferase: protein MEIRPATADDREAIREVARDAWHDTYDELSSDVVDETIDDWYADEELERALSTSGTVMLVAETDDGVAGFTHGVVQDDEGDVLRMYVHPDHQREGIGTALHERLRDDLEDFNMNRMRAIDLASNDGGRAFYEELGFERTGDGEVEIGDEQRREVVYTLEL, encoded by the coding sequence ATGGAGATCCGACCAGCTACCGCAGACGACCGCGAGGCGATCCGCGAGGTTGCCCGCGACGCCTGGCACGACACCTACGACGAACTCTCGAGTGACGTCGTCGACGAGACGATCGACGACTGGTACGCCGACGAGGAACTCGAGCGCGCGCTCTCGACGTCCGGAACAGTGATGCTCGTCGCCGAGACCGATGACGGCGTCGCCGGCTTCACCCACGGCGTCGTCCAGGACGACGAGGGCGACGTCCTGCGGATGTACGTCCATCCCGACCACCAGCGCGAGGGGATCGGGACGGCGCTGCACGAACGCCTGCGCGACGACCTCGAGGACTTCAACATGAACCGGATGCGAGCGATCGACCTGGCCTCCAACGACGGAGGCCGGGCCTTCTACGAGGAACTCGGCTTCGAGCGAACCGGCGACGGCGAGGTCGAGATCGGCGACGAGCAGCGGCGAGAGGTGGTCTACACCCTCGAACTGTAG